Proteins encoded together in one Impatiens glandulifera chromosome 1, dImpGla2.1, whole genome shotgun sequence window:
- the LOC124927703 gene encoding glutamate receptor 2.7-like — MSFKLIPKFLLLSIILLSFNEFATADDSNVTRIGVIIDAHSPNGRQQEIAIKIAAQSFNQSSDFHKLFIHFKNSTADPLQAARAAEELIQTDHAEVIIGMDSWQEATLVAEIGNRAQIPVLSFAAAATEAHLAQLQWPFLVQMGSDFSGQMKCIGEIIRSYNWKKLIVVYQEDTGGTGRTMLARLSDALQGSGSEIEHRLVFPPLVSIEDPNGFVLKKMTELIGKQSRVFVVLQASLSLVIHLFEAANELGFIGKDSVWIISGSVSSTLRSSNTSIITLAKGVIGIEDYYPDDSAPFREFKSKFQPQFHLQYPNEEDSIPGIHALRAFDSVNVIANALKTKTKLLENILSSNFTGLTGNITFENRELVHPSVFKIINFIGKTTDELGFWSPDFGFKGIEGVMNNGNNMKEVLVDVVKWPGKPKGVPKGWAMPTNQRRLKIGVPANTSFEKFVKIILKEDKQEYTGFCIEFFEEAIQIIEKNYSLPYEFLPFIGTYDALIDNLINKTFDAIVGDITILANRSKYVEFTQPFAESGLSMMVPVKGEGNRGWLFVKPFNKKMWLVTALVMIYTTLIVWFLERQSNPEFGGPWKNQISTALWFTFCTLFFSQSKGLLFDTKMFTILVKLPQYH, encoded by the exons ATGTCTTTCAAACTGATCCccaaatttcttcttctttctatcATTCTTCTCTCCTTTAATGAATTTGCAACAGCTGACGATTCTAATGTCACAAGAATTGGAGTCATAATCGACGCCCATTCTCCAAATGGAAGACAACAAGAGATTGCCATCAAAATAGCAGCTCAAAGTTTCAACCAAAGTTCAGATTTTCACAAACTCTTTATCCACTTCAAGAATTCCACTGCCGACCCCCTTCAAGCTGCTCGTGCTG CTGAGGAGCTTATTCAAACTGACCATGCTGAAGTAATAATTGGAATGGATTCATGGCAAGAAGCGACTTTAGTGGCGGAGATCGGTAACCGGGCTCAAATCCCAGTTCTTTCATTTGCAGCTGCTGCTACAGAAGCTCATCTAGCGCAGCTGCAATGGCCTTTCCTGGTACAAATGGGTTCCGATTTCTCTGGACAAATGAAATGCATCGGAGAAATCATTCGATCGTATAACTGGAAGAAACTAATCGTAGTTTACCAAGAAGACACAGGCGGTACTGGTCGGACTATGCTGGCTCGATTGTCCGATGCACTGCAGGGTTCAGGTTCAGAAATTGAGCATCGTTTGGTTTTTCCTCCGTTAGTTTCCATCGAAGACCCAAATGGGTTTGTTCTGAAGAAGATGACGGAGCTAATCGGAAAACAATCGAGGGTTTTTGTTGTTCTACAGGCGTCTCTTTCGCTAGTCATTCATTTGTTTGAAGCAGCTAATGAATTGGGTTTTATAGGGAAAGACTCTGTCTGGATAATCTCCGGCTCTGTTTCATCAACATTGAGATCTTCCAACACTTCTATTATCACATTAGCGAAAGGAGTTATTGGAATTGAAGATTACTACCCTGATGACAGTGCCCCTTTTAGAGAATTCAAGAGCAAATTCCAGCCTCAATTCCACCTTCAGTATCCAAACGAAGAAGATTCAATCCCTGGAATTCACGCCTTACGAGCATTCGATAGCGTCAATGTAATCGCCAATGCTTTGAAAACGAAAACAAAACTTCTCGAGAACATTCTTTCGAGCAATTTCACCGGCCTAACTGGTAACATTACTTTTGAAAACAGGGAGCTAGTCCATCCCTCGGTTTTCAAGATCATAAATTTCATAGGAAAAACCACCGATGAACTAGGGTTTTGGTCGCCTGATTTCGGTTTCAAGGGAATTGAAGGTGTTATGAATAATGGGAACAACATGAAAGAAGTGTTAGTTGATGTAGTAAAGTGGCCGGGGAAACCAAAGGGTGTACCAAAAGGATGGGCTATGCCCACAAATCAAAGACGGTTGAAAATAGGAGTTCCGGCCAATACTTCATTCGAAAAATTCGTTAAAATTATCTTAAAGGAAGATAAACAAGAATACACGGGTTTCTGCATCGAATTTTTCGAAGAAGCGATACAAATTATCGAGAAGAACTATTCATTGCCTTACGAGTTTCTTCCGTTTATCGGAACTTATGATGCATTGATTGATAATCTCATCAACAAG ACATTTGACGCTATAGTTGGAGACATAACCATACTTGCAAACCGGTCAAAATATGTGGAGTTCACGCAACCATTCGCCGAGTCGGGGCTGTCTATGATGGTCCCGGTGAAAGGGGAAGGGAACCGAGGTTGGCTTTTTGTGAAGCCATTTAACAAGAAAATGTGGTTGGTAACTGCCCTTGTTATGATCTACACTACCCTCATTGTTTGGTTCTTAGAACGACAATCCAATCCTGAATTTGGTGGCCCTTGGAAAAATCAAATCAGCACTGCCCTTTGGTTCACTTTTTGTACGCTCTTCTTTTCTCAGAGTAAGGGATTATTATTTGATACAAAAATGTTCACGATTTTGGTTAAATTACCACAATATcattaa